Proteins encoded in a region of the Synechococcus sp. BIOS-U3-1 genome:
- a CDS encoding DUF4346 domain-containing protein, with product MAEGTSSLDDQLSQRFIELDPSGYFLIKLDAESGELIAEHYSNDVDERGRAIDPETGEVLSCRGGGPRLPSTCFRGRTAKELGIALTEADGPLPVSRLDHALYLGRELQKAEACLKAGLPYSQD from the coding sequence ATGGCAGAAGGCACTTCCTCACTTGACGACCAGCTTTCGCAGCGGTTCATCGAGCTTGATCCATCTGGGTATTTCCTGATCAAGCTTGATGCCGAGTCCGGTGAGCTCATTGCAGAGCACTACAGCAATGATGTGGACGAACGAGGCCGTGCCATCGATCCGGAAACCGGAGAAGTTCTGTCCTGCCGTGGCGGTGGCCCGCGGTTGCCGAGTACTTGCTTCCGAGGCAGAACCGCTAAGGAGTTAGGGATTGCTTTGACTGAAGCCGATGGACCACTTCCTGTTAGCCGACTTGATCACGCCTTGTACCTAGGCAGGGAGCTGCAAAAAGCCGAAGCCTGCTTGAAAGCAGGGCTTCCATACAGTCAGGATTGA